The following is a genomic window from Mycolicibacterium sp. TY81.
TGACAAACCAGACGCCACCGCCGAGCGGACTTGCCAGATACTCGGTGCGCATTGATTTAAACAGCGACTTCGTGTGCAGGCATTTCCACAGTCTGCTGCAAGAGCATGTAGACGGGATCGGCGACGCGGCCGCGCACATACCGCCAGATCACGGTGTCGTGAATTGACCGCGGCTTGTGGATGCCACAGCTCAATTTGGTGTGGCTAGATGCCCGCCCCGGGATTCAGGATGTTGTCGGGATCCAGTGCCGCTTTGATCCGGCGGTTCAGTTCCATGGCCTCCGGGCCGAGTTGGCCGGCCAGCCAGGGCCGCTTGAGCCGGCCGACGCCGTGCTCTCCGGTGATGGTGCCGCCGAGCGACACGGCCAGGTCCATGATCTCGCCGAACGCGATGTTGGCCCGCCGGGTGTTCTCGGCGTCGTTCGGGTCGTGGACGATCAGCGGGTGGGTGTTGCCGTCCCCGGCGTGCGCGATCACCGAGATCAACAGGTCGTGCTTGCGGGCAATCTCACCCACGCCGTCGACCAGGTCCGCCAGCGCGGGCAGCGGCACCCCGACGTCTTCCAGGAGCAGCGGGCCCTTGGCCTCCACCGCCGGGATGGCGAACCGCCGGGCGGCCACGAAGGCCTCGCCCTCGTCGGGGTCGTCGGTCAAAAAGACTTCTGTCGCACCGGCTTCGGTGAACACGCGGGCCATGAACTCGGTGTCCTCGACGCCCGCCGGGCCGCGGTCGTCGGAGGCCGCCACCAGCATGGCTTTGGCGCCGCGATCCAGGCCCATCTTCAGCTTGTCCTCGACGGCGTTGATGGCGACGTCGTCCATGAACTCCAGCATCGACGGGCGAATCCGGCCGGTGACGGTCACGACGGCGTCGGCGGCCGCGCGCACCGAGTCGAAGCTCGCCACCACGGTGCACCCGCGGTGCTGTGGTGGCAGCAGGCGCAGGGTCGCCTCGGTGACGATGCCGAGGGTGCCCTCGCTGCCGACGAAGAGTTTGGTGAGGCTCAGTCCCGCAACGTCTTTCAGCCGCGGGCCACCGAGTCGCACCGCCGTGCCGTCGGCCAGCACCACCTGCAGGCCCAGGATGTAGTCGGTGGTGACGCCGTACTTCACGCAGCACAGGCCGCCGGCATTGGTGGCGACGTTACCGCCGATGCTGCAGATTTCGAACGACGACGGATCGGGCGGGTACCAGAGGCCATGGGCCGCAACGGCTTTCTTGACCTCGGCGTTGAGCAGGCCGGGCTGCACCACGGCGGTGCGGGTCGCCGTATCGACGACGATGTCACGCATCCGTTCGGTGGTCAGCACGATGCCGCCGTCGACGGCGGTCGCCCCGCCGGACAGGCTGGTGCCGGCGCCGCGCGGCACCACCGCGATCTTGTGTGCGCTGGCCCACCG
Proteins encoded in this region:
- a CDS encoding FAD-binding oxidoreductase; its protein translation is MTRVFAGHHRAPRLARVHTALPSLIADLPADAVVTDPDIVASYRQDRALDPDAGTPIAVVRPRSTEEVQTVLRWASAHKIAVVPRGAGTSLSGGATAVDGGIVLTTERMRDIVVDTATRTAVVQPGLLNAEVKKAVAAHGLWYPPDPSSFEICSIGGNVATNAGGLCCVKYGVTTDYILGLQVVLADGTAVRLGGPRLKDVAGLSLTKLFVGSEGTLGIVTEATLRLLPPQHRGCTVVASFDSVRAAADAVVTVTGRIRPSMLEFMDDVAINAVEDKLKMGLDRGAKAMLVAASDDRGPAGVEDTEFMARVFTEAGATEVFLTDDPDEGEAFVAARRFAIPAVEAKGPLLLEDVGVPLPALADLVDGVGEIARKHDLLISVIAHAGDGNTHPLIVHDPNDAENTRRANIAFGEIMDLAVSLGGTITGEHGVGRLKRPWLAGQLGPEAMELNRRIKAALDPDNILNPGAGI